In Pseudomonas sp. DNDY-54, a genomic segment contains:
- a CDS encoding Lon protease family protein codes for MPETVAAGLRLAPEALTRPFEPSQFDFKTTDELEPFLGVLGQERAVEALQFGVAMPRPGYNVYVMGEPGTGRFSFVRRYLKAEGKRLDTPSDWLYVNNFDEPREPRVVELPQGGAAEFIADIGQLIDNLMATFPAVFEHPSFQQKKSAIDRAFNQRYDKALDVIEKLALEKEIALYRDSTNIAFTPMKDGKSMDEAEFAQLPEADRERYHEDISALEVHLNEGLASLPQWKRESSNQLRQLNDETISQALQPLLAPLSEKYGENAGIESYLQAVQVNLLKTVVEQLVDENRPDAQTRQLLEEQYSPSLVVGHPLDGGAPVVFEPHPTYDNLFGRIEYSTDQGALYTSYRQLRPGALHRANGGFLMLEAEKMLSEPFVWEALKRALQSRKLKMESPLAELGRLATVTLNPAVIPLNVKVVIIGSRQLYYTLQDLDPDFQEMFRVLVDFDEEIPLAEDSLEQFAQLMKTRTSEEGMAPLTAAAVARLATYSARLAEHQGRLSARIGDLFQLVSEADFIRQLAKDEVTDVGHIERALKAKATRTGRVSARILEDILAGVILIDSEGAAIGKCNGLTVLEVGDSAFGMPARISATVYPGGSGIVDIEREVNLGQPIHSKGVMILTGFLGSRYAQEFPLEISASIALEQSYGYVDGDSASLGECCALISAISRTPLKQCFAITGSINQFGEVQAVGGVNEKIEGFFRLCEARGLTGEQGAIIPFANVTTLMLDERVLEAVRQERFHIYAVRHVDEALSLLVGETVGAADEDGRFPKGSVNARVVERLRDIAEIELEEDHRSDAASPEEVLAAAQAKTAGQS; via the coding sequence ATGCCCGAAACTGTCGCTGCCGGCTTGCGCTTGGCGCCCGAAGCGTTGACCCGTCCCTTCGAACCCAGTCAGTTCGACTTCAAAACCACGGATGAGCTGGAGCCCTTCCTTGGCGTGCTCGGCCAGGAACGAGCCGTTGAGGCACTGCAGTTCGGCGTGGCAATGCCGCGTCCCGGTTATAACGTCTACGTAATGGGTGAGCCGGGTACCGGGCGGTTTTCGTTCGTGCGGCGGTATCTGAAAGCCGAAGGCAAACGGCTGGATACGCCGTCCGACTGGCTTTACGTGAATAATTTCGACGAGCCGCGCGAGCCGCGTGTGGTGGAGTTGCCACAGGGCGGCGCCGCTGAATTCATCGCCGACATTGGTCAGTTGATTGACAACCTGATGGCAACCTTTCCGGCGGTGTTCGAGCACCCGAGCTTTCAGCAGAAGAAGAGCGCTATCGACCGCGCCTTCAATCAGCGTTACGACAAAGCCCTGGATGTGATCGAAAAGCTCGCCTTGGAAAAGGAGATTGCGCTCTACCGCGACAGTACGAACATCGCCTTTACGCCCATGAAGGATGGCAAGTCGATGGACGAGGCGGAATTCGCCCAGTTGCCGGAGGCGGACCGTGAGCGCTACCACGAAGACATCTCGGCGCTGGAAGTCCATCTGAACGAAGGGCTTGCCAGCCTGCCCCAGTGGAAGCGCGAATCAAGCAACCAGCTGCGCCAGCTTAATGACGAGACCATCAGCCAGGCGTTACAGCCCCTGTTGGCGCCGTTGTCGGAGAAATATGGTGAAAACGCCGGCATCGAGTCCTACTTGCAGGCCGTGCAGGTCAACCTGCTGAAGACAGTGGTCGAGCAGCTGGTCGACGAAAACCGTCCCGACGCGCAGACCCGCCAGCTGCTCGAAGAGCAGTACAGCCCGAGCCTGGTGGTCGGGCATCCGCTCGACGGCGGTGCGCCGGTGGTGTTCGAGCCGCATCCGACCTACGACAACTTGTTCGGCCGAATCGAGTACAGCACCGATCAGGGCGCGCTTTACACCAGCTATCGTCAGTTGCGGCCGGGCGCGCTGCACCGTGCCAATGGCGGCTTCCTGATGCTCGAAGCGGAAAAAATGCTCAGCGAGCCCTTCGTCTGGGAAGCGCTCAAACGCGCGTTGCAGTCGCGTAAGTTGAAGATGGAATCACCTTTGGCCGAGCTTGGGCGACTGGCGACGGTGACCTTGAATCCGGCGGTCATACCGTTGAACGTCAAGGTGGTGATCATCGGCTCGCGGCAGCTGTATTACACGCTGCAGGATCTCGATCCCGACTTCCAGGAGATGTTCCGGGTGCTGGTGGATTTCGACGAGGAAATCCCGCTGGCCGAAGACAGCCTCGAACAGTTCGCCCAGTTGATGAAAACGCGGACTTCGGAAGAGGGCATGGCGCCTTTGACGGCGGCTGCGGTGGCACGACTGGCAACCTACAGCGCTCGCCTCGCCGAGCATCAAGGGCGGCTGTCGGCGCGTATCGGCGATTTGTTCCAGTTGGTCAGCGAGGCTGATTTCATCCGCCAGCTGGCCAAAGATGAGGTGACCGATGTCGGTCACATCGAGCGCGCTCTGAAAGCCAAGGCAACCCGCACGGGCCGCGTTTCGGCGCGCATTCTTGAAGACATTCTCGCGGGAGTGATCCTGATCGACAGCGAAGGCGCGGCGATCGGCAAGTGCAACGGTTTGACGGTGCTGGAAGTGGGTGATTCGGCATTCGGCATGCCGGCGCGCATTTCCGCGACTGTCTATCCGGGCGGGTCGGGCATCGTTGACATCGAACGTGAGGTCAATCTCGGTCAGCCGATTCACTCCAAAGGCGTGATGATCCTGACCGGTTTCCTCGGCAGCCGCTACGCCCAGGAGTTCCCGCTGGAAATTTCGGCCAGCATCGCGCTGGAACAGTCTTATGGCTATGTCGATGGGGACAGCGCTTCCCTTGGCGAATGCTGCGCATTGATCTCCGCCATCTCGCGCACGCCGTTGAAACAGTGCTTCGCCATTACCGGTTCGATCAACCAGTTCGGTGAGGTCCAGGCGGTCGGCGGTGTGAATGAAAAGATCGAAGGGTTCTTCCGCCTCTGTGAAGCTCGCGGGCTGACCGGCGAGCAGGGCGCGATTATTCCGTTCGCTAACGTCACGACCCTGATGTTGGACGAGCGCGTGCTAGAGGCGGTGCGTCAGGAGCGGTTCCACATCTATGCGGTACGTCATGTAGACGAAGCGCTGTCGCTGCTGGTCGGCGAAACAGTTGGGGCGGCGGACGAGGACGGTCGTTTTCCGAAGGGCAGCGTTAATGCGCGGGTGGTGGAGCGTTTGCGCGACATTGCCGAGATTGAGCTCGAAGAGGATCACCGCAGCGATGCGGCCTCGCCTGAAGAAGTGTTGGCGGCGGCGCAGGCAAAAACAGCCGGTCAAAGCTAG